Proteins encoded by one window of Xenopus tropicalis strain Nigerian chromosome 6, UCB_Xtro_10.0, whole genome shotgun sequence:
- the ttr gene encoding transthyretin precursor: MAFFKSFLLLALLAIASEAAPGHVSHGEADSKCPLMVKVLDAVRGIPAANLLVQVFRNTEGNWELISSGKTTELGEIHNIITDEQFTEGVYKIEFATKTFWRKLGLSPFHEYVDVVFSANDAGHRHYTIAVLLTPYSISSTAVVSEPHDDL, translated from the exons ATGGCTTTTTTCAAGTCTTTTCTTCTCTTAGCCCTACTGGCAATTGCCTCGGAGGCTGCACCG GGACATGTTTCCCACGGTGAAGCTGACTCCAAGTGCCCCCTTATGGTAAAAGTATTGGATGCAGTGAGAGGGATCCCCGCAGCCAATCTGCTAGTGCAAGTTTTCAGGAATACAGAGGGAAACTGGGAGCTGATCTCCAGTGG AAAAACCACCGAGCTTGGAGAAATCCATAACATCATCACAGATGAGCAGTTCACTGAAGGAGTATACAAAATTGAATTTGCAACAAAGACTTTCTGGAGAAAACTTGGCCTTTCTCCATTCCATGAATATGTTGAT GTGGTTTTCAGTGCTAATGACGCCGGGCATCGCCACTACACCATTGCTGTTCTGCTCACTCCCTACTCCATCTCATCCACTGCTGTTGTCAGTGAACCACACGATGATCTGTAA